AAAATGAGACAGCAGCTTGCAGGAAAAAGCAACAACCTTGCACAGTATGAACTTCAGATTGAAGAGCTTGTCACAAAGGAATTGGAAGTTTTTAAGGCAATGTACTTAGAGGAAATCGAGATTCGTAACCTGATTATTATGGGAGATTATATTTCAGAGGTAGGACAGCGTGTCGGCTCGAATCAGGGGAAGAATACGATTGAAGTTTCAAAGTTTGTAAAATATATCGAAAAACTAAGCAAAAAGAATCTGGAAGAGATTTCAGAAGAGTTAAATCTTATGAATGAAAGGGACGCACTGATTGTGCCGTACATTATGATTTTTAAATGCATGGCAAAAAATCTCGGCGCAAAAAGCATCTGGATTCCAGGTGTGAACGTCAATGACGGTATGGCATTTGAATATGCGGAGAAAAATAATTTAATTGCGGCAGGACATGACTTTGAGGAGGATGTTTTGTCGGCAGCGAAAAATCTCTCGGAGCGTTACATGAGTTATTCGCCACACATTGATGCCTTAACACAGATGACAATGCTCATTTTTGATGCGATGAAAAAGGTGCATGGACTTGGGAAAAGAGAGCGTCTGCTCCTAAAAGTTGCAGCACTTTTGCATGACTGCGGAAAGTACATTAGTCTCGCGAATGGCCCGCAATGCTCGTATGACATTATTATGGCATCTGAGATTATCGGCTTATCGCATTTAGAGCGTGAGATTGTGGCATGTTCGGTGCTTTATAATACAAGACCGCTTCCGCCTTACGAAGAAGTGGCAGACAAACTGGATGAGAAAAGTTTTCTGGTTGTGGCAAAACTTTCTGCGATTCTGCGTGTTTCGAATGCGATGGACCGAAGCCATAAACAGAAATTTAAAAATGTAAAGGTTGCCGTCAAGGGCAGAGAGCTAGTGATTACCATAGAGACATTAGATGATATTGCATTGGAAAAAACACTGTTTGCAAGTAAGACCGCATATTTCGAACATATATTCAGTATCAAACCGGTTGTAAAAGAAAAACGTGTATAATTTGGGAAAG
This genomic window from Roseburia sp. 831b contains:
- a CDS encoding Ppx/GppA phosphatase family protein, which gives rise to MSVHTFAAIYIGSYEVSLKVFEFSSKKKIKEIDHVRSRLELGKDAYSKGSIGYELVEALCERLGEFSDIMKSYRVDSYEAYAAAALRDVSNQIFILDQIKIRTGLHVHVLSNSEHRFISYKSVAMRDDFEKMVQQGSAVVDVGGGGLQITIFSKGNVITTQHLALGTMKMRQQLAGKSNNLAQYELQIEELVTKELEVFKAMYLEEIEIRNLIIMGDYISEVGQRVGSNQGKNTIEVSKFVKYIEKLSKKNLEEISEELNLMNERDALIVPYIMIFKCMAKNLGAKSIWIPGVNVNDGMAFEYAEKNNLIAAGHDFEEDVLSAAKNLSERYMSYSPHIDALTQMTMLIFDAMKKVHGLGKRERLLLKVAALLHDCGKYISLANGPQCSYDIIMASEIIGLSHLEREIVACSVLYNTRPLPPYEEVADKLDEKSFLVVAKLSAILRVSNAMDRSHKQKFKNVKVAVKGRELVITIETLDDIALEKTLFASKTAYFEHIFSIKPVVKEKRV